The Clostridia bacterium genome contains a region encoding:
- a CDS encoding radical SAM protein codes for MSFHSSDVMKGWGKILRGKVPLLSIEITRECPLRCPGCYAYNDNHLDGVLLRQLSDKRGDDLVNGVLDVIRRHDPLHVSLVGGEPLVRHRELSRILPEIARMGVHGMVVTSAVIPIPKEWMSIDKLVVAISVDGLPEHHDVRRKPATYDRILQNIEGRKVNVHWTITRPMMERPGYIEEYVRFWNGRPEVNCIWASIYTPQVGEDTPEMLLPEDRERLYRELPELAKRYPKLLGHQGLSEAFATPPATPRDCTFARMSVNYSADLATRVQPCIFGGNPDCSQCGCAISGGLHWLAAYRLGPAKLISVGDLVRASMAVGAAVNRVVHKSPKIERWTPPKLSHEERT; via the coding sequence GTGAGTTTTCACTCAAGCGATGTCATGAAAGGTTGGGGGAAGATTCTGCGTGGCAAAGTCCCTCTTCTGTCGATCGAGATCACCCGCGAGTGCCCGCTGCGCTGTCCCGGTTGTTATGCCTACAACGACAATCACCTGGACGGTGTGCTGCTGCGCCAGTTGAGCGACAAACGCGGTGACGATCTTGTGAACGGCGTCCTCGACGTCATTCGCCGGCACGACCCGCTGCACGTTTCACTTGTTGGAGGCGAGCCTCTTGTCCGTCATCGCGAACTCAGCCGCATTCTGCCTGAAATTGCCCGCATGGGCGTGCATGGCATGGTCGTCACCAGCGCCGTTATTCCTATTCCGAAGGAATGGATGTCAATCGACAAGCTGGTAGTCGCGATTTCCGTGGACGGACTGCCAGAGCATCATGACGTCCGTCGCAAGCCCGCCACCTACGACCGCATCCTCCAGAACATCGAGGGGCGGAAAGTGAATGTCCACTGGACCATCACGCGGCCCATGATGGAGCGACCTGGGTACATCGAAGAATACGTTCGGTTCTGGAATGGACGCCCGGAGGTCAACTGCATCTGGGCCAGCATCTACACGCCACAAGTCGGAGAAGACACCCCTGAGATGCTCTTGCCGGAAGATCGTGAGCGCCTCTATCGTGAGCTTCCCGAACTGGCGAAACGCTACCCCAAACTGCTGGGGCATCAAGGACTTTCTGAAGCTTTCGCCACACCCCCCGCCACGCCGCGAGATTGCACTTTCGCGCGTATGTCCGTCAACTATTCGGCCGACCTCGCAACGCGCGTTCAGCCGTGCATCTTTGGCGGCAATCCAGACTGTTCGCAGTGTGGCTGCGCGATCAGTGGCGGTCTGCACTGGCTCGCTGCTTACCGCCTCGGTCCCGCGAAATTAATCAGCGTCGGCGATCTCGTGCGCGCCTCCATGGCGGTGGGTGCAGCCGTCAATCGAGTCGTCCACAAGTCGCCGAAAATCGAACGCTGGACACCCCCAAAGCTTTCGCACGAAGAACGCACGTAG
- the thiO gene encoding glycine oxidase ThiO, with translation MKNWDVIVIGAGIIGVSLALELHRDGANVLVLDSHEPAHEASYAAAGMIAHCDPHTPPELQPFAIASARMYPEYIHEIETESQSRVDFRREGTIAFFPENEQPQFPLEIAESVTPLSPEELAKLDPQLSARPNAWYLPENAVDPRGLMVALMKAARHSGIDVIVGSPVVEVELEAGRVTGARTDKTKYPAATVVNCAGAWASQIAPLILNTRPVKGQMLCVVFQRGIPGAPLTTYGPSPAAHGPLLRHVVRAGGLCYIVPRSDGRLVIGSTMEEVGFDKRVDTEVIQRLHQSAALLAPEIGEGRILEAWTGLRPGTPDCLPLMGATSITGYYACTGHFRDGIMLAPGAAQVMAQVIAGKTAELDIAAFAPERF, from the coding sequence TGAAGAACTGGGACGTGATCGTAATCGGCGCGGGGATCATTGGAGTGTCGCTCGCCCTGGAGTTACACCGGGATGGCGCAAACGTTCTGGTGCTCGATAGTCACGAACCCGCGCATGAAGCTTCCTACGCCGCTGCGGGCATGATTGCCCATTGCGATCCGCACACGCCTCCCGAGTTGCAGCCGTTCGCCATTGCAAGTGCCCGCATGTATCCCGAGTACATTCATGAGATCGAAACCGAGTCGCAGTCCCGTGTCGATTTCCGCCGCGAAGGCACGATTGCGTTCTTTCCGGAAAACGAGCAGCCGCAATTCCCTCTTGAGATAGCCGAGAGTGTCACGCCGCTTTCTCCGGAAGAGCTCGCCAAACTCGATCCGCAACTCTCAGCGCGGCCGAACGCCTGGTACTTGCCCGAAAACGCCGTCGATCCGCGCGGACTGATGGTGGCGCTGATGAAAGCCGCACGGCATAGCGGCATAGACGTGATCGTCGGTTCGCCCGTTGTCGAGGTCGAACTCGAAGCCGGGCGCGTCACAGGCGCGCGCACCGATAAGACAAAGTATCCCGCCGCCACGGTCGTTAACTGCGCCGGCGCATGGGCAAGCCAAATAGCGCCGCTGATTTTGAATACGCGCCCAGTGAAGGGGCAAATGCTTTGCGTTGTCTTCCAGCGCGGCATTCCCGGCGCGCCGCTCACCACTTACGGCCCTTCACCCGCGGCACACGGGCCACTGTTGAGGCATGTAGTACGCGCCGGCGGACTCTGCTACATCGTGCCGCGCAGCGACGGACGCCTGGTCATTGGCAGTACGATGGAAGAAGTCGGATTCGACAAGCGCGTGGATACCGAAGTCATTCAGCGCCTGCACCAATCCGCTGCGCTGCTCGCACCCGAGATCGGCGAGGGACGCATCCTGGAGGCCTGGACGGGGCTGCGGCCCGGCACACCCGATTGCCTGCCGCTCATGGGAGCGACTTCCATCACCGGCTACTACGCGTGTACTGGGCACTTTCGCGATGGCATCATGCTCGCACCCGGAGCCGCACAGGTTATGGCACAAGTGATTGCGGGGAAAACTGCCGAATTAGATATCGCCGCCTTCGCGCCGGAACGTTTTTAG
- a CDS encoding dipeptidase, which yields MSSAAVAFAKENQQRFIDELKALLRIPSISTLEEHKGDIQKAAEFVANELKRIGFENVQIIPTAGHPLIYGDWLHASAKPTALCYAHYDVQPAEPLDEWKTPPFEPTERDNNIYARGAVDDKGQLWMEVKAFESMFKANNGKLPINVKVIFEGEEEVGGEAIAKYIREHGDRLKADFAVVCDTELFAPDLPTLCVGLRGLVYTELEVQGATTDLHSGMYGGAAPNPLFALCQIISKLKDDNGKVLIPGFYDDVKEPTADEMKAWKALPFDEEHYRKTEVGSSVLTGEPGYSVLYRTWARPTLEVHGMPGGFVGQGAKTVIPARASAKVSMRLVPDQKPDDIFEKYSKFVNSLIPKGVSLKIKVHSKGPASVVDTNNKFVKTANEALHEVFQKETVYIRSGGSIPIVSDFQNELKIPTVMMGMGLPDDNLHAPNEKFHIPNFHRGVEALIRWFTILGK from the coding sequence ATGTCTTCCGCCGCTGTCGCATTCGCAAAAGAGAACCAACAGAGATTCATAGACGAACTGAAAGCCCTCCTTCGCATCCCCAGCATCAGCACACTTGAGGAGCACAAGGGAGACATCCAGAAAGCTGCGGAGTTCGTTGCCAATGAATTGAAGCGCATCGGATTCGAGAACGTACAGATCATCCCGACCGCCGGCCATCCCCTCATCTACGGCGATTGGCTCCATGCAAGCGCCAAGCCAACCGCTCTCTGCTACGCACACTATGACGTTCAACCGGCCGAGCCTCTCGATGAGTGGAAGACGCCTCCCTTCGAGCCCACCGAGCGCGACAACAACATCTACGCTCGCGGCGCAGTGGACGACAAAGGTCAGCTCTGGATGGAAGTGAAGGCCTTCGAGTCAATGTTCAAGGCCAACAATGGCAAGCTGCCCATCAACGTGAAAGTCATCTTCGAGGGTGAAGAGGAAGTCGGAGGCGAGGCCATCGCGAAGTATATCCGCGAGCACGGCGATCGACTGAAAGCCGACTTCGCTGTCGTTTGCGATACCGAACTGTTCGCGCCCGATCTTCCGACGCTGTGCGTCGGCCTGCGCGGTCTGGTTTACACCGAGCTTGAAGTGCAGGGCGCCACGACCGATCTCCACTCGGGCATGTACGGTGGTGCCGCTCCGAATCCGCTCTTCGCTCTTTGCCAGATCATCAGCAAGCTGAAGGACGATAACGGCAAGGTTCTCATCCCTGGGTTCTATGACGACGTAAAAGAACCAACGGCCGACGAGATGAAGGCCTGGAAGGCTCTGCCCTTCGACGAAGAGCACTACCGCAAAACAGAAGTCGGCTCCAGCGTTCTCACGGGCGAGCCCGGCTACTCTGTGCTCTATCGCACGTGGGCGCGCCCAACGCTGGAAGTACACGGCATGCCCGGCGGCTTCGTCGGACAGGGCGCAAAAACCGTGATTCCAGCGCGCGCTTCCGCGAAGGTTTCAATGCGCCTGGTGCCGGACCAGAAGCCTGACGATATCTTCGAGAAGTACAGCAAGTTCGTGAACTCCCTGATCCCGAAGGGCGTCTCCCTAAAAATCAAGGTTCACAGCAAGGGCCCCGCCAGCGTCGTCGATACCAACAACAAATTCGTAAAGACGGCCAATGAAGCTCTTCACGAAGTCTTCCAGAAGGAGACCGTGTACATCCGGTCGGGCGGTTCTATTCCGATCGTCTCTGATTTCCAGAACGAGCTGAAGATCCCGACCGTGATGATGGGTATGGGTCTTCCGGACGACAACCTTCACGCACCAAACGAGAAGTTCCACATTCCGAACTTCCACCGTGGAGTCGAAGCGCTCATTCGCTGGTTCACGATTCTCGGGAAGTAA